Proteins encoded together in one Impatiens glandulifera chromosome 1, dImpGla2.1, whole genome shotgun sequence window:
- the LOC124937439 gene encoding protein HYPER-SENSITIVITY-RELATED 4-like: protein MSDVWIPVHLDHPSNFDTLVMDLEMKKMVMNDLDYKKVGKAWKRVYLLDGPPGTGKSSLIAAMENHLKFDVYDLELTPLDNNTDLVGEQPSNSPPSSGESNENENKYKVTLSGFLNFVDGLWSGCGDKRIIIFTMNHKEKLDPALLRPGRMDMNIHMSYCTLSGFRLLVHKYIDVNDHNSLEEIEELIESVEVTPAKVPGKMMR from the exons ATGTCAGATGTGTGGATACCAGTTCATCTTGATCATCCATCGAACTTTGATACATTGGTTATGGATTTGGAAATGAAGAAGATGGTCATGAATGATCTGGATTACAAGAAAGTTGGTAAGGCTTGGAAGAGAGTTTATCTTCTTGACGGACCACCTGGAACCGGGAAATCGAGTTTAATTGCTGCAATGGAGAATCATTTGAAATTTGACGTATATGATTTGGAATTGACACCGTTGGATAACAATACCGATCT GGTCGGAGAGCAGCCGTCGAATTCCCCTCCATCATCCGGAGAgtcaaatgaaaatgaaaacaaatataaGGTAACATTGTCTGGCTTCCTAAATTTTGTGGACGGGTTATGGTCAGGTTGTGGTGACAAGCGAATCATAATTTTCACCATGAATCACAAAGAGAAACTCGACCCTGCATTGTTACGCCCGGGTCGTATGGACATGAACATCCACATGTCTTATTGTACTCTGAGCGGGTTCAGATTGCTAGTTCATAAATATATTGACGTCAATGATCACAACTCACTCGAGGAAATTGAAGAGCTGATTGAATCGGTTGAGGTGACTCCAGCTAAGGTGCCAGGGAAAATGATGAGGTGA
- the LOC124937420 gene encoding salicylic acid-binding protein 2-like, whose protein sequence is MESKHFVLVHGACHGAWCWYKLKPLLESAGHKVTAIDMAASGINPKKIEEVWTFDDYNFIENTPAWLDIKFEPYGPPNENHISILFGPEFLAEKLYHLCPPEDRALALALMKPCSLFEADFANKNLSKEGYGIVPRVYIVCNEDKTITMDFQKWIIENMEGVKQVKAMDNIDHMPMLSGPRDLSIHLLDIVAEYN, encoded by the exons ATGGAATCCAAACACTTTGTCCTAGTCCATGGTGCATGTCATGGAGCTTGGTGCTGGTACAAGCTCAAGCCCTTGCTCGAGTCCGCTGGCCACAAAGTAACCGCCATTGACATGGCAGCATCTGGCATAAACCCAAAGAAAATTGAGGAAGTATGGACTTTTGACGATTATAAT tTCATAGAGAATACTCCAGCTTGGCTAGACATCAAGTTTGAACCCTACGGTCCACCTAATGAGAATCACATCTCAATTTTGTTTGGGCCTGAGTTTTTGGCAGAAAAGCTTTATCATTTGTGCCCTCCAGAG gaTCGTGCATTGGCGTTAGCATTGATGAAGCCTTGCTCACTATTTGAGGCTGACTTTGCAAACAAGAACTTGTCTAAGGAAGGGTACGGTATAGTTCCACGTGTCTACATTGTTTGTAATGAAGATAAAACAATAACAATGGACTTCCAAAAGTGGATAATTGAGAATATGGAAGGTGTGAAGCAAGTGAAGGCGATGGACAACATTGACCACATGCCCATGTTATCAGGCCCTCGCGATCTATCCATCCACTTGCTTGATATAGTTGCCGAGTATAATTAA